GCAGACCGGGATGATCAGCGTGGCGCGGGTCAGCTTGACGATGGTCGCGTACTGGCCGGCGAGCTGGCTGTAGCTGTAGCCGGCGGCGACGACCGACGACGTGTCGTTGATCGCGGTACCGGCCCACAGGCCGAAGCCCTTGTCCGACAGGCCGAGCAGGTGGCCGAGCAGCGGGAACAGCAGCACGGCGACAAGGTTGAACAGGAAGATCGTCGAGATCGAGAACGCCGTTTCGTGGTCGTCCGGCTTGATGATCGGCGTGACCGCGGCGATCGCCGAGCCGCCGCAGATCGCCGTGCCGACGCCGATCAGCACCTTGAGCTTGTCCGGCACGCCGAGCAGCTTGCCGAGCACGATGGCCGAAACGAAGGCCGTGGCGACGGTGACCAGCGTGACCTCGAGCGACTGCATCCCGGTATGCGCGACCTGGGTGAAGTTGAGGCCGACGCCGAGCGCGATGATCGACCACTGCAGGATCTGCTTGCCGGCAAAGCCGATGCCGGGGCGGAAACGCTCGCCCGGGTGGAACAGGTTGTTGACCGCGAGGCCGAGGACGATGCCGATCACCGGGCCGCCGACCAGCGGGAAGGCTTCGCCGAGCAGTGCGGCGACGGTGGCCAGCGCCAGTGCGAGCAGCAGGCCGCGGCTGTGGGTTTGAACGGTGTGCATGGTGCCATCCTTGACCGAAAGCTGTCTGGCTGACGGTTGTTATTGCTGATGGCGATAACTATGTTCTTTATGGTTATATGTGTAAAAACGGTTATATGACGATATTTAATTGGTAAAACCGATTTATCCGGCGCCATGCGCCGCAAACCCAG
This window of the Jeongeupia sp. USM3 genome carries:
- a CDS encoding YeiH family protein, whose product is MHTVQTHSRGLLLALALATVAALLGEAFPLVGGPVIGIVLGLAVNNLFHPGERFRPGIGFAGKQILQWSIIALGVGLNFTQVAHTGMQSLEVTLVTVATAFVSAIVLGKLLGVPDKLKVLIGVGTAICGGSAIAAVTPIIKPDDHETAFSISTIFLFNLVAVLLFPLLGHLLGLSDKGFGLWAGTAINDTSSVVAAGYSYSQLAGQYATIVKLTRATLIIPVCLVMALIVAHQNHKAGSGNFSLKRIFPWFILWFVVASLASTFGLIPAAVFPYAHHIAQFLIVVALTAIGLSSNLGQMRGTGFRPILLGLGVWICVASSSLVVQHLMGQL